TGCCCGGGCCCTGGCCCGCCGACCGGTTCTGCACGCGCTCGCTCACGTCGACTCCCTGCTGGGTGGTGGGTGCGACCCGGCGGCCGCCGCCGAGACCAGCGCACACGGTACCCGCCCCGACGCCCCGCGTGCTCCCACGGCCGGACCGGAACGGACATGCGGGCCGCCGGTGACACGTTCCGGTAGTAGTTTTCGACCATGGCGATCCTCACCGAAGAAGACCTGGCCCTGCTCGCCGAGCCGCAGCTCGCCCACGTGGCGACGATCGAGGCCGACGGCTCCCCGCACGTCACCCCGGTCTGGGTGGACACCGACGGCGAGCACATCGTGTTCAACACGGCCAAGGGCCGGCAGAAGTACGTCAACATCGCCCGCAACCCGATCGTCGCGGTGTCCGTCGTCGACAAGGCGAACGACTTCCGCACCCTCTGGGTGAAGGGCACCGCCGAGTTCGTCACCGAGGGCGCGGACGAGCACATCGACCGGATGGCGCAGAAGTACCTCGGCCAGGACACCTACCCGTTCCGGCAGCCCGGCGAGGAGCGCGTCATCGTCCGGATCACCCCGACGGAGAAGCTCGGCCGGGGCTGAGCCCGGTTCGTCACCCTGCCGGGCGGCCGACCCGGCAGGGTGACCGGTCACCGCTGCTTGGTGCAGGTCAGCACGACGACGTCGTCGAGTGCCACCCGGCTGCCCTTCTTGTGGGACTGCTTGGTCACCGTCCAGTTCGCCGCGAGGATCACGAAGGTGTCGTTCTCGTCCTGGCTGCCGAGCTGGACGTTGGTCAGGCCGAGTTTCTCCAGCTTGTCCTGCGCGACGGCGGCGTTCATCCCGACGAGGTTCGGCATGACGACGGTGGTGGGCGTCGGCGGGGCCGGCGGGGTGGTGGTCGGTGCCGCGGCCGTGGTCGGAGCCGCGGCCGTGGTCGGAGCCGCGGCCGTGGTCGGGACGAGCGACGGGACGGCCGGGACCGGCGTCGGGCTGGCCGAGATGGCGGCGGTGGACTTCGGATCATCGTCCGAGAACAGGGCACCCAGGCCGGCGAGACCGCAGCAGCCGACGAAGAGTGCGCCGATCACGATGCCGATGATCGCGCCGGTGCCGAGCTTGCGCCGGGGCGCGGCCGGTGCCGGAGCAGCGAACGTGGGCGGGAACGGGCCCACCGGCGGCTGGGATGGTGTCGACCAGGGCTGGGTGGGGGGATCGGTTGTCACTGAACAATCTTTGCCGCCTCAACCACTTAGCTGAACCGTCCGCTCGGTCATTCAAGATCAGCTTCCGGGGCGCATCGGCCGATCCGAACGGTCGCCGGCAAACGGCAGGTCAGGCGGTCTTGCGCGGGGCGGCCTTCTTCTCGGCGGCCTTCTTGGCGGGCGCCTTCTTCGCGGCGGTCTTCTTCGCCGGCTCCGCCTTCTTCGCGGCCGTCTTCTTCTCGGCGGTCTTCTTGGCGGGGGCCTTCTTCTCCGCCGCCTTCTTCGCGGGTGCCTTCTTGGCGGCAGCCGCCTGCTTGGCCGAGCGCGCGGCCGAGATCGGGGTCGGCTCGCCGGCCCCGCCCTCCGGCTGCTCGCCCCGGGCCGCCCGGGCCCGCTCCACCGACGCCTTCAACGCCGCCATCAGGTCCACCGCGGCGGCCGGCGCGGCCTCTTCCTCCTCCGGCTGGACCACCTCACGCCCCTCGACCTTCGCGTCGATGACCTCCTGCAACGCCGCCCGGTAGTCGTCGGTGAAGGCGTCCGGCTCGAACTCGCCGGCCATCGAGTCGATCAGCGAGCTGGCCATCGCCAGCTCCGGCGGCCGTACCTTCAGGTCCTCGTCCAGGAAACCGAAATCGGGGGTACGCACCTCGTCCGGCCAGAGCATCGTGTTGAGCAGCAGCACCCCCTCGCGGACGCGCAGAGTGGCGAGCTGTTCGCGCTGGCGCAGCGCCACCTTGACGATCGCCACCCGCTCCGAGTCGGCCAGCGCGTCCCGCAGCAGCACGTACGGCTTGGTGGCCGTGCCCTCCGGCTCCAGGAAGTACGCCTTGTTGTAGAGGATCGGGTCGACCTGCTCGGCCGGGACGAACTCCAGCACGTCGATCGCGTGCGAGGTGGTCAGCGGCAGGTCGGCGAAGTCCTCGTCGGTCAGGATCACCATCTCGCCGCCGCCGATGTCGTACCCCTTGGCGATGTCGTCGTAGGTGACCTCCTCGCCGCAGACCGAGCAGGTGCGCTTGTACCGGATGCGGCCGCCGTCGGAGCGGTGCACCTGATGGAACCGGATGTCCTTCTCCTCGGTGGCCGAATAGACCTTCACCCCGATCGACACCAGGCCGAAGGAGACCGCTCCCTTCCAGATCGCCCGCATACCGCCGCTCCTCTCCCCGGTTCTGCCCAGGATCGCAAATGATCGAAGGGGACGCACGCGCTTCCGTGCGCAACTACAGTCAGGAGGTGCCCGGCGCGCCGATGAAGCCGATGCTCGCGATGACCGGGCAGCTCCCGGCCGGTGCCGGCTGGGCGTACGAGTTCAAGTGGGACGGGGTCCGGGCGCTCGCCGACATCGTCGGTCACCGCCAGCGGTTGTACGCCCGTTCGGGCGTGGACATCACCGTCGCGTACCCGGAGTTGATCCCCCTCGCCGAGCAGGTCGACGACGCGCTGCTGGACGGCGAGGTGGTGCTCTTCACCGACGGCCAGCCCTCGTTCACGGCGCTCGCCGAGCGGATGCACGTCCGCAACGCGGCGAAGGCGGCCCGGCTGGCGGCGAGCGTGCCCGTCACGTACATGATCTTCGACCTGCTGCGGTTGCGCGGCCGGGACCTGACCGGGCGCCCCTACCGGGAGCGGCGGGCGGCCCTGGAGGCGCTCGGGTTGGGGGCCGCCCGGTGGGCGGTCCCGCCGCGCTTCGGCGACGGCCCGGCCACCTACCAGGCGGCCGGTGAACACGGCCTGGAAGGGGTGATGGCCAAGCGGGTCGACTCGGCCTACCGGCCCGGGGTGCGCTCGCCGGACTGGGTGAAGGTCAAGCTGGAGGTCACCGCCGACTTCGTGGTGGGCGGCTGGCGGCCCGGCGCGCGGAAGATCGGCGGCCTGCTGGTCGGGGTGCCCGGCCCGGACGGTCGGCTGGTCTACCGGGGGCGGGTCGGCGGCGGCATCGGCGCGGCCATCGAGCGGGAACTGCTGCGCGAGCTGGAACCGCTGCGTACCGGCGCGTCGCCGTTCGCCGGGGACGTGCCGCGCGAGGATGCCCGGGGGGCGATCTGGGTAACTCCGCAGGTGGTGGTGGAGGTGAAGTACGGCCAGCAGACCCCCGACGGCCGGCTGCGCTTCCCCCGGATCCTGCGGCTGCGTCCCGACAAGCCGCCCGAGGAGGTCGACGATGCCGGCTGACCGGTTCAAGGTGGACGTCGAGGGACGCTCCCTGGAGCTGTCCAACCTGGACAAGGTGCTCTATCCGGAGGCCGGGTTCACCAAGGGCGAGGTGATCGACTACTACACCCGGATCGCCCCGGTGCTGCTGCCGCACCTGACCGACCGGGCGGTCACCCGGATCCGCTTCCCCAACGGCGTCACCGGTGGCTCCTTCTTCGAGAAGAACGCCCCCGCCGCCACCCCCGCCTGGGTACGCACCGAGAACCTGCCCGCCCCCGGCTCCAGCAAGGGCCGGGAGACCATCGACTACGTGGTCGCCGACGACCTGCCCACCCTGGTCTGGCTGGCCAACCTCGCCGCCCTGGAACTGCACACCCCGCAGTGGAAGATCGGCGCGCACCCGGACCTGATGGTGGTCGACCTGGACCCGGGCGCGCCCGCCGCGCTGAAGCAGTGCTGCCAGGTGGCGCTGCTGATGCGCGACCGGCTCGCCCGTGACGGGGTCTCCGCCTACCCCAAGACGTCGGGGAAGAAGGGCATGCAGCTCTGCTGCCCGATCGCCGGCACGCAGGACGCCGACGACGTGTCCGCCTACGCCCGGCGCATCGCGCAGGAGTTGGAGCAGGCGCACCCGAAGCTGATCGTGTCGAAGATGGCGAAGAACCTGCGACCCGGGAAGGTCTTCATCGACTGGAGCCAGAACAACGCGGCGAAGACGACGGTGGCGCCGTACTCGCTGCGGGCCCAGTCGGTGCCGTCGGTGTCGACCCCGTTGACCTGGGACGAGGTGGAGGCGGGCGCGGCCGGGAAGCGGCCCTCGACGAAGCCGTACACGGCGACGGAGGTGCTGAAGCGGGTGGAGAAGTCCGGCGACCTGCTCGCCCCGCTGCTCGACGCCGGCCCGCAACTCCCGACGCGCTGACCCCGCCCGCAGGGTCGTGCTCGATAGGGTGGGCGGATCCCAGCGAGGAGGATCTGATGGCCGGGCAGTCCACCGCCGTCGCCGGTGTCGCGTCCACCGATCGTGAGCCGGCGCTGCTGACGTATCTCGACGGGGTCACCGGGGAGCGGACGGAGTTGGGCGCGGCCCAGCTCGGTGAGTGGGTGGCGCGGAGTGCGGGGCTGCTGCGGGACGGGTGCGGGCTCGGCCCGGGCAGCCGGGTCGCGGTGCTGCTGCCGCCGCACTGGCGTACCGCGGCGGTGCTGCTGGGGGCGTGGTCGGTCGGGCTGGCCGTGTCGTTCCGGCCCCGGGCGACCGCCGGCCTGCCGGTGCTCGAAGCG
The Micromonospora sp. R77 DNA segment above includes these coding regions:
- a CDS encoding PASTA domain-containing protein, producing the protein MTTDPPTQPWSTPSQPPVGPFPPTFAAPAPAAPRRKLGTGAIIGIVIGALFVGCCGLAGLGALFSDDDPKSTAAISASPTPVPAVPSLVPTTAAAPTTAAAPTTAAAPTTTPPAPPTPTTVVMPNLVGMNAAVAQDKLEKLGLTNVQLGSQDENDTFVILAANWTVTKQSHKKGSRVALDDVVVLTCTKQR
- a CDS encoding PPOX class F420-dependent oxidoreductase, producing the protein MAILTEEDLALLAEPQLAHVATIEADGSPHVTPVWVDTDGEHIVFNTAKGRQKYVNIARNPIVAVSVVDKANDFRTLWVKGTAEFVTEGADEHIDRMAQKYLGQDTYPFRQPGEERVIVRITPTEKLGRG
- the ligD gene encoding non-homologous end-joining DNA ligase produces the protein MPADRFKVDVEGRSLELSNLDKVLYPEAGFTKGEVIDYYTRIAPVLLPHLTDRAVTRIRFPNGVTGGSFFEKNAPAATPAWVRTENLPAPGSSKGRETIDYVVADDLPTLVWLANLAALELHTPQWKIGAHPDLMVVDLDPGAPAALKQCCQVALLMRDRLARDGVSAYPKTSGKKGMQLCCPIAGTQDADDVSAYARRIAQELEQAHPKLIVSKMAKNLRPGKVFIDWSQNNAAKTTVAPYSLRAQSVPSVSTPLTWDEVEAGAAGKRPSTKPYTATEVLKRVEKSGDLLAPLLDAGPQLPTR
- the ligD gene encoding non-homologous end-joining DNA ligase, coding for MPGAPMKPMLAMTGQLPAGAGWAYEFKWDGVRALADIVGHRQRLYARSGVDITVAYPELIPLAEQVDDALLDGEVVLFTDGQPSFTALAERMHVRNAAKAARLAASVPVTYMIFDLLRLRGRDLTGRPYRERRAALEALGLGAARWAVPPRFGDGPATYQAAGEHGLEGVMAKRVDSAYRPGVRSPDWVKVKLEVTADFVVGGWRPGARKIGGLLVGVPGPDGRLVYRGRVGGGIGAAIERELLRELEPLRTGASPFAGDVPREDARGAIWVTPQVVVEVKYGQQTPDGRLRFPRILRLRPDKPPEEVDDAG
- a CDS encoding Ku protein, which produces MRAIWKGAVSFGLVSIGVKVYSATEEKDIRFHQVHRSDGGRIRYKRTCSVCGEEVTYDDIAKGYDIGGGEMVILTDEDFADLPLTTSHAIDVLEFVPAEQVDPILYNKAYFLEPEGTATKPYVLLRDALADSERVAIVKVALRQREQLATLRVREGVLLLNTMLWPDEVRTPDFGFLDEDLKVRPPELAMASSLIDSMAGEFEPDAFTDDYRAALQEVIDAKVEGREVVQPEEEEAAPAAAVDLMAALKASVERARAARGEQPEGGAGEPTPISAARSAKQAAAAKKAPAKKAAEKKAPAKKTAEKKTAAKKAEPAKKTAAKKAPAKKAAEKKAAPRKTA